From the genome of Desulfovibrio sp. JY:
TTCACCTTTCTCCATTCGCCGCAAGGGCTCGGCGGAATTGATGAGGTGGATCACCTGCCGAATGCCGAGCATGATCTGAGGAAACGCCTGCATCATGGAGATGTCGTTCACCCCACCCATGACCAACTGTGCCAGGCTGAAGAGATTTATAAGGGGACCCTTGATGTCGTGCTGAATGATGCGTTCGGCGTTCTCTCGAAATTGTTCCTCCTGCTTGCGCTCCGTGATGTCCTGCATCACGATGCGGCATACGGGAGCGTCTCCGGCATCCTGGGCGATGCTGGCCGCCAGTTGCGCCCAGAATTCGCCTCCGTCCTTTTTCCTCAAGCGCAACTCGTAGGCGACCGGCACGGAGGTCTCAAAAAGTTTTTTGCGTCGCTGGTAATAAACGTCCTGATCATCCTTGTGAATACACCGGGTCCAAGGCTTCCCGACCAATTCTCCCCGGGGGAAGCCAAGCAGCGTTGCGGCGGTGAGATTGGCCTCCAGGATCAACCCTGGCTCGCTCACCGTGCAATACCCTACCGGAGCGAGGTCGTAGAGATCGAAGTAGCGGGCCCGGGCGACGTCCAGTTCCACCTGGGCCCGGCGCAGCTCCTCGTTTTGCATCTCCAGTTCGATCTGATGCACGCGCAGTTCGTGGAGCGCCTGCCGCATTTCCTCGGGGGAAAGGTGGGCCTCGTTTGTCGCAGCGTCCGCCCGCGCCAATGCTTCGGCTTGACGCCGCAACTTATCCATCATGAGCCGAGCCTCCCTGGGCAATGCGTTGCGTGACCGCCATGGCATAGACATGACCGGCCGCGTCGGCCAGAAAGCTGGCCGTCAGCCATACAGGCAAAGTCCGTCCGTCCTTGGTCATGCGCCGCGTCTCATAGGGCACCTGCATGTCGCCCCCCGCCACCCGCCGCATGTTCTCCAGTTCCTGCGTCTGGATATCCTCCGGAATCATGTCCCTGATGTTCATGGCCGAAGCCTCGTCCTCGGTCCAGCCGAAAAGGCGCTGCGCCGAGGGATTCCAGGCCATGATATACCCGTCCATGCTCAGTACGGCAATGGCGTCCTGCGAATCCCGCGCAATTCCAGCCAGGCGGAGCTGGTCATGGGCCTCCCGCAAGAGCGCATGCGACTTCTTCATTTCGGTGATGTCGACAAAGGTGAGCACCGCCCCCTCGATCACGTTGTCGAGCGTACGGTAGGGCAGGATACGCATCGTGTACCATTTCCCTTCCATCGTCTGCACTTCCAATTCTTTGGGAATCAGTGTCGCCAACACCGATTGCACGTCGGCAACCAGGCTGGAATAACCCACCATATTGGAAACGATGTGCCCGACCGGTCGCCCGATATCCACCTGGAGCAGGTTGATGATCCGGGTGGCGGCCGGGGTGAAACGCAGGATGCACAGCCGATGGTCCACGAAGATCGTGGCGATGCCCGTCCCGGCAAGCAGGTTGCTCATGTCGTTATTGGCCTGCGACAGGTCGATCAGCTTGTTTTGCAGTTCGGCATTGACGGTGGCCAACTCCTCGTTGACGGATTGCAATTCCTCTTTGGACGTTTCCAGTTCTTCATTCGAGGATTGCAGCTCTTCGTTTATGGACTGCATTTCCTCATTGGAGGATTTGAGTTCCTCGTTGGATGTTTCCAGCTCCTCGATGGCGGTCTGGAGATATTCTTCCTTGGCGCGCAGTTCCTGTCGCAGCGCCGTCACACCGGCATCACTCGCCTGGACCGATTCACATGCCCCATGGCCGGGCTTCGGGAGTACGGCTTGTTGCGCCTGCTCATGGTCCAAATGCGGCGAACTCTCCAGGATGACCAGATACAGGGGCGCGTCGGGAACCACGACCTGGCCTGCCGCCACCGGACAAACCGTCAGGTCGACCGAGGTGAAGTCCCCATTGGTTTTCACGCGAAGCGCCTGGCTGCGTACGGTTTCCCTGGATGACCGGGCCTTGTGCAGGGCCGTGCTCAATTCCCGGCGCAACCCCTCTCGCGCCATCTTGAGGATGTTGTTGACCCCGGCTTCCCCGGGCGCGGGCTCCAGGTATCGGCCCGTGCGCCCATGCAGGTAGAGGATGTCGCCACGGGCGTTGACCAGCGCGCCCGACAGGGCGATCTGCCGCAACAGGGCCTGCTCGGTCAGTTCACGCAGAGGCAGTTTCGCGGGATCGGCCTCCTTGGCGACGGGCCGCGGGAGCGATGCGTCAAGCGCCATAAGCGGGGGCAGAAACCGGCCCACGGCCAGGAGTTGTCGCCCATGCAGGTCATCCTTGCGCTGATATATCTTCGATTTGCGATCCAGGACGGCAAAAAGATCCCCAAAATCCCCCACCGTTTCCGAGGTGCCCAAAAAGAGAAAACCTCGGGGAGCCAAGGCGTAATGGAAAAGGGGGATGAGTTTTTTTTGCAGTTCCCCTCCCATGTAGATGAGGAGGTTGCGACAGAGGATGCAGTCGAGTTTGGAAAAAGGAGGGTCCTTGATCACGTCCTGCTCGGAAAAAACCAGCATGTCGCGGATGCTTTTATGGATGCGATAGGCACTGCCGTCGGCCTCGGCCGTAAAAAAGCGGGCCAGCCGTTCCGGCGAGACATCGGCGGCGATGCTGGCCGGATACAATCCGCTTCGGGCCGTGGCGATGGCCTGGCTGTCAATGTCGGTGGCAAAAACCTGCGCCACGTAACGTTGCTGCGTGGTCTCCAGATACTCCTGCAGGAGGATGGCGATGGAATAGGCTTCCTCTCCGGTGGAGCAGCCCGTTGACCAGACACGGACCAGGGAACCAGCGGGTTTGTCGGCAAAGAGCTTCGGGAGGACCTGCTGCTCAAGCGCCTTGAACGCCTCGGGGTCGCGGAAGAAACTGGTCACGCCGATGAGCAGGTCGCGAAAGAGCGCTTCCACCTCCGCCGGGGTTTGCTGCAAATACCGAATATAGGCATCGAGCGCGGCGATTTGATGCACGGCCATGCGCCGCTCGATGCGGCGATGGATGGTGCTCGGTTTGTACTGGGAAAAATCGTGCCCCGTTTGGGCGCGCAGCAGGATGCATATTTTTCGCAACGCGTTTTCGGTCGTATGCCTTGGCGCGGCCGCCGCCAACTGGGGCTTGCCAAAGGCATGGGCCACATAGGCGCTGATCTGGGCGGGCATCTCGGCCGGCGGCAACGCGTAGTCCACGAGGCCGGTGGCCAGGGCGCTTCGCGGCATGCCGTCGTACTCGGTCGTGGCGGGAGTCTGGGCAATGACCATGCCGCCCTCGCCCTTGATGGCCCGGACGCCCTGGGCGCCGTCACTGCCGGTGCCCGAGAGCACGATGCCGATGGCCCGCTCGCGCAGCCCCTGGGCCAGGGAGCGAAAGAAGAAGTCGATGGGCAGGCGTTGCCCCCGTGGCGCGGC
Proteins encoded in this window:
- a CDS encoding PAS domain S-box protein, which gives rise to MMDKLRRQAEALARADAATNEAHLSPEEMRQALHELRVHQIELEMQNEELRRAQVELDVARARYFDLYDLAPVGYCTVSEPGLILEANLTAATLLGFPRGELVGKPWTRCIHKDDQDVYYQRRKKLFETSVPVAYELRLRKKDGGEFWAQLAASIAQDAGDAPVCRIVMQDITERKQEEQFRENAERIIQHDIKGPLINLFSLAQLVMGGVNDISMMQAFPQIMLGIRQVIHLINSAEPLRRMEKGEYTPARKPVEIYHILDTVKESLAVLSTQSKVGIVLQAAALDCSPGGPQLCGEAFLIEDMFMNLVKNAVEASPREGLVTISCQTVPGALRIVIRNAGAVPEAVRGRFFEKYATSGKTCGTGLGTYSAQLIAKAHGGRIELATSEAEGTRVTVVLPCPPQGIPAA
- a CDS encoding PAS domain-containing protein — encoded protein: MTKKKAVPQQQHAAQPMIDKAETDSPREPGAIFPIVGIGASAGGLAAFEAFFSGMPAETDPGMAFVLVQHLAPDHKSLLTELIRRYTRMQVFEVEDGMEVQPNCAYIIPPNRDMAFLGGRLQLMEPAAPRGQRLPIDFFFRSLAQGLRERAIGIVLSGTGSDGAQGVRAIKGEGGMVIAQTPATTEYDGMPRSALATGLVDYALPPAEMPAQISAYVAHAFGKPQLAAAAPRHTTENALRKICILLRAQTGHDFSQYKPSTIHRRIERRMAVHQIAALDAYIRYLQQTPAEVEALFRDLLIGVTSFFRDPEAFKALEQQVLPKLFADKPAGSLVRVWSTGCSTGEEAYSIAILLQEYLETTQQRYVAQVFATDIDSQAIATARSGLYPASIAADVSPERLARFFTAEADGSAYRIHKSIRDMLVFSEQDVIKDPPFSKLDCILCRNLLIYMGGELQKKLIPLFHYALAPRGFLFLGTSETVGDFGDLFAVLDRKSKIYQRKDDLHGRQLLAVGRFLPPLMALDASLPRPVAKEADPAKLPLRELTEQALLRQIALSGALVNARGDILYLHGRTGRYLEPAPGEAGVNNILKMAREGLRRELSTALHKARSSRETVRSQALRVKTNGDFTSVDLTVCPVAAGQVVVPDAPLYLVILESSPHLDHEQAQQAVLPKPGHGACESVQASDAGVTALRQELRAKEEYLQTAIEELETSNEELKSSNEEMQSINEELQSSNEELETSKEELQSVNEELATVNAELQNKLIDLSQANNDMSNLLAGTGIATIFVDHRLCILRFTPAATRIINLLQVDIGRPVGHIVSNMVGYSSLVADVQSVLATLIPKELEVQTMEGKWYTMRILPYRTLDNVIEGAVLTFVDITEMKKSHALLREAHDQLRLAGIARDSQDAIAVLSMDGYIMAWNPSAQRLFGWTEDEASAMNIRDMIPEDIQTQELENMRRVAGGDMQVPYETRRMTKDGRTLPVWLTASFLADAAGHVYAMAVTQRIAQGGSAHDG